One Pyrus communis chromosome 13, drPyrComm1.1, whole genome shotgun sequence genomic window carries:
- the LOC137713353 gene encoding PHD finger protein ING2, whose protein sequence is MAIARTGVYVDDYLEYANTLPAELQRLLNTIRELDERSQSMIHQTRQQTKYCLGLSSQSSKKWNNNYNNIEEDEAAIEKMRKEIESNQDSALSLCTEKVLLAQQAYDLIDSHVKRLDEDLNHFAEDLKQEGKIAPDEPAVLPPLPIVPKNEKRKPVYITPQSKRLDYRDRDWDRERDRDFELMPPPGSHKKDYAVPIDAEQPIDPNEPTYCVCHQVSFGDMIACDNENCQGGEWFHYACVGLTPETRFKGKWYCPTCRLQPQSQQ, encoded by the exons ATGGCAATTGCAAGGACCGGAGTGTACGTCGACGACTATCTTGAAT ACGCAAACACATTGCCTGCTGAGCTCCAGAGGCTCCTCAACACCATCCGAGAACTCGATGAACGCTCTCAAT CCATGATACACCAGACGAGGCAGCAGACTAAGTACTGTCTGGGATTGTCTTCACAGAGCTCAAAGAAATGGAACAATAATTATAACAacattgaagaagatgaagccgCTATTGAGAAAATGCGGAAAGAAATCGAATCGAATCAGGATAGTGCGTTGAGTCTATGTACTGAGAAGGTTTTGTTGGCACAACAAGCTTACGACCTG ATAGATAGTCATGTAAAACGATTGGATGAGGATCTGAATCACTTTGCAGAAGATTTGAAGCAAG AAGGTAAAATAGCACCAGATGAACCAGCAGTCCTTCCTCCATTACCTATTGTTCCTAAAAACGAAAAACGCAAGCCTGTTTATATAACACCTCAATCAAAAAGGCTTGATTATAGGGATAGAGACTGGGATCGAGAGCGCGATAGGGACTTTGAGCTCATGCCTCCCCCAGGGAGCCATAAAAAGGATTATGCTGTCCCCATTGATGCTGAGCAACCCATTGATCCAAACGAACCTACCTACTGCGTTTGCCATCAG GTCTCTTTTGGAGATATGATTGCCTGTGACAATGAAAAT TGCCAAGGAGGTGAATGGTTCCATTACGCATGTGTTGGGTTGACACCCGAGACAAGATTCAAGGGAAAGTGGTACTGTCCAACATGCAGACTACAACCACAGAGTCAACAGTGA
- the LOC137712979 gene encoding protein SINE1, with product MGRSLSPILRRELENLDKDADSRRSAMKALKSYVKDLDSKAIPMFLAQVSQTKETGSLSGECTISLYEVLARVHGVKIVPLINSIMATIIKTLASSAGSFPLQQACSKVVPAIARYGIDPTTPEDKKRHIIHSLCTPLSDSLLGSQESLTSGAALCLRALVDSDNWRFASDEMVNRVCQNVSGALEEKSTQTNAHMGLVMALAKRNALIVEPYARLLIQAGIRILNTGVVEGNSQKRLSAIQMVNFLMKCLDPWSIISEIELIIEEMEKCQSDQMAYVSGAAFEALQTARRIAADKGSKLEKAPGSACGSNFSRRDHSRRRNLSSAGDQSPASVSPESQTLDSFAEYDFVESPVTMSSQATRNSIYDCRSVNRKLWSHENGGVDVSLKDGLFSEIAQGSAFANGFPGNSGSNEFMKCDGDCNEEFTGFQQRNPRNGVSRSTTTSPRRSCTPINVDSIIFNTPRRLVHSLQEPNNANSKFSEKLARRFRSLSMTECDWSPNVRYDQDGYSHGANYDDREHGSFYGGSEQFEGGPESVSSTDGIPGDADVQVPHEVVPENEISHEVVPENQTQAQKAGIKNPYRKAAVKLFCGLSFTLLAVAMPLLWINDHGEGHEGYYLVPT from the exons ATGGGTAGAAGTTTAAGCCCAATACTGCGGCGTGAGTTGGAAAATCTTGATAAAGATGCTGATAGTCGTAGATCAGCAATGAAAGCACTCAAATCCTATGTGAAAGATTTGGACTCCAAGGCAATCCCCATGTTTCTTGCTCAAGTTTCTCAGACTAAAGAAACTGGTTCTTTGTCGGGAGAATGCACTATTTCGCTGTACGAAGTTCTTGCTCGTGTTCATGGTGTCAAAATAGTCCCTCTAATAAACAGCATCATGGCCACCATAATCAAGACCTTGGCTTCGAGTGCGGGGTCTTTCCCTCTTCAACAGGCATGCTCAAAGGTCGTCCCAGCTATTGCTCGATATGGGATTGACCCAACCACCCCTGAAGACAAGAAGAGGCACATTATTCATTCACTCTGCACCCCTCTCTCAGATTCCCTCTTGGGTTCTCAAGAGAGCTTGACTTCTGGAGCTGCCCTTTGCTTAAGGGCTCTTGTTGACTCAGATAATTGGCGTTTTGCTTCTGATGAGATGGTCAACAGGGTCTGTCAGAATGTTTCTGGAGCTTTGGAGGAGAAGTCCACTCAGACAAATGCACACATGGGTCTGGTTATGGCTCTTGCAAAGCGTAATGCATTAATTGTTGAACCATATGCTAGGTTGTTGATACAAGCTGGAATCCGGATATTGAATACTGGTGTAGTGGAGGGGAATTCTCAGAAACGGTTGTCAGCTATTCAAATGGTGAATTTCTTGATGAAGTGTCTGGATCCTTGGAGCATTATCTCTGAGATTGAGTTGATAATTGAAGAAATGGAGAAGTGTCAATCTGATCAGATGGCTTATGTCTCAGGGGCTGCCTTTGAAGCTCTGCAAACTGCAAGGAGAATAGCTGCAGATAAAGGTTCAAAACTTGAAAAGGCTCCTGGTTCAGCCTGTGGGTCAAATTTTAGTAGGAGAGACCATAGCAGGAGGCGAAACTTATCAAGTGCCGGTGATCAGTCTCCTGCATCAGTGTCACCTGAATCACAGACTCTGGATTCCTTTGCTGAATATGACTTTGTTGAGTCACCTGTAACAATGAGTAGTCAGGCTACCCGAAACTCAATTTATGATTGTAGGAGTGTAAACCGGAAGCTCTGGAGTCATGAGAATGGAGGAGTCGATGTGTCTCTCAAGGATGGTTTATTCTCGGAGATTGCTCAGGGTAGTGCCTTTGCGAATGGATTTCCAGGTAACTCTGGGAGTAATGAATTCATGAAATGCGATGGAGATTGCAATGAGGAATTTACAGGGTTCCAGCAAAGAAATCCTAGAAATGGAGTATCAAGAAGCACCACAACTAGTCCTCGG AGGTCTTGCACTCCAATCAATGTGGACAGCATCATCTTCAATACTCCAAGAAGACTTGTTCACTCTCTTCAGGAACCAAATAATGCCAACTCAAAGTTCTCCGAAAAACTAGCTAGAAGATTTAGAAGTTTATCCATGACCGAATGTGATTGGAGCCCAAATGTCAGATATGATCAAGATGGTTATTCACATGGTGCAAACTATGATGACAGGGAACATGGTAGCTTCTATGGTGGCAGTGAGCAGTTCGAAGGTGGTCCTGAATCAGTATCATCAACAGATGGCATTCCAGGGGATGCTGATGTTCAGGTGCCTCATGAGGTGGTTCCAGAAAATGAAATATCTCATGAGGTGGTTCCAGAAAACCAAACACAAGCTCAAAAGGCTGGCATAAAAAATCCCTATCGAAAGGCTGCTGTTAAGTTGTTTTGTGGTCTTTCTTTCACACTACTTGCAGTAGCTATGCCACTACTTTGGATTAATGACCACGGCGAAGGGCATGAAGGTTATTATCTAGTTCCAACTTAA
- the LOC137712980 gene encoding protein NDH-DEPENDENT CYCLIC ELECTRON FLOW 5, with amino-acid sequence MSSMAAFSPFLSPNSFTPLSGTAKHTDYHSSSSCLSRLLQQHLYKTTTTSTSNNSKKREFPVASVAASSSISFPYQPPVNVDYLEQEFSGHGVVFKAIGDSCVAKMELDNGSKAIMMLPSGLITSYKASMWHGGTVELLQSSVSESEENGAGGAAAAAAIAIQGGVSLAFDCSREVGQQVPWSPTNWALHQITGNPQDHIQVELISTDSEDMVEIKYIITLKQDVLISEIVVSNSTSSSLQLTGSILSHLTVSSPDATYAIGLERSDFFTRLPILSSFGIIPHDFGMKKEAQISKLWQQMAGWGPNNQNDGKQADTNQRGNNEEEMEGEEDDNYKHLREQMSRIYTSAPTDFTIIDRGRRNSVVVGRDGFDELYMFSPGSSHEDYGKYAYICVGQSAVLKPIIVRPNESWRGGQRLYNPNL; translated from the exons atgaGTAGCATGGCGGCTTTCAGTCCATTTTTGTCACCCAACAGTTTCACTCCTCTCTCTGGTACTGCTAAACACACAGACTAccattcatcttcttcttgtttgaGTAGGTTGCTGCAGCAGCACTTGTACAAAACTACTACCACTAGTACTAGTAACAACAGCAAGAAGAGAGAATTCCCAGTTGCATCAGTGGCCGCTTCAAGTTCAATTTCATTCCCCTACCAACCACCTGTCAACGTGGACTACTTGGAGCAAGAGTTCAGCGGCCATGGAGTAGTATTCAAGGCCATTGGCGACAGCTGTGTGGCTAAGATGGAACTGGACAATGGAAGTAAAGCCATCATGATGCTCCCAAGTGGCCTTATCACCTCCTACAAGGCTTCCATGTGGCATGGCGGCACTGTCGAGCTGCTGCAGTCTTCAGTCTCCGAATCGGAGGAGAATGGTGCCGGCGGTGCCGCTGCCGCTGCCGCCATAGCCATTCAAGGAGGGGTGTCTTTAGCCTTTGACTGTTCGCGTGAGGTGGGTCAGCAAGTTCCTTGGTCGCCGACGAACTGGGCTCTTCATCAAATTACAGGAAATCCTCAGGATCACATTCAG GTAGAACTGATTAGCACAGATTCAGAGGACATGGTTGAAATCAAATACATTATCACTCTCAAACAAGATGTCTTAATCTCAGAGATTGTAGTCTCTAACTCTACATCTTCGTCTCTCCAACTAACCGGCTCTATTTTAAGTCATCTGACAGTAAGCTCACCGGATGCAACTTATGCTATTGGTTTGGAAAGATCAGATTTCTTTACCAGGTTGCCaattttgtcaagttttggtaTCATTCCTCACGACTTTGGCATGAAAAAAGAAGCTCAGATCAGCAAACTATGGCAGCAAATGGCTGGCTGGGGCCCAAATAATCAAAATGATGGCAAACAAGCAGATACAAATCAGagaggaaataatgaagaagaaatggagGGTGAAGAAGATGACAACTATAAGCATTTAAGAGAGCAAATGAGCCGAATATACACCAGTGCCCCTACCGACTTCACAATCATTGACAGG GGTAGAAGAAACTCAGTGGTAGTAGGAAGAGATGGGTTTGATGAACTATACATGTTCAGTCCTGGCTCGAGCCATGAAGACTATGGCAAGTATGCTTATATATGTGTTGGCCAATCTGCCGTGCTAAAACCAATAATTGTGCGTCCTAATGAATCGTGGAGGGGCGGACAGCGCTTATACAACCCCAATCTCTAA